The genomic region AAGCATGACCGGTAAACGAGACTGGTAAACGCGAATTTAGGCACAAAAAGTCCGCCCGAGACTGGAACCAGCGCTTCTGGATCATTTGGCTGAATCGTTAACGGCAGGCTGGTTTTACGTGGTGATTCAAGAGCCTATTCGGCGCTGCCTCCATGCGCATATTCGAGTTCGAAAAATGGCCGCCAGTTCGCTCCGCCATCGACCGTCAAGAGCACGTCAAAATGAACCACCAGTTCGGAGAAGTCCCACCGTAATTGAAAGTGCATCGCTCGTCCGTCTTCCAGTGGAAAATGCGTATCGCTGCGCAGATTTGTAGCAACGAGCAGCGTGTCGGATATGAAGCGGCCTTCATAGATGTCCATCAATCCAAAATCGTCATCCACCACTGCGATGCGATACAGATTGCGAAACTGGTCAAAGCTGAACTGGGTTTGCAGGGTGATGAGATCGCCTGGCTGTTGTTCGATTTGGGTGTCTTCGCGCAGGATATGGCCGCCCAAAATGATGCGCCCTTCGGCCTCGCTAGCGGCCAAATCTGTTGCGCCATTCGGTCCATGGCGCACTCCAGTGACGCGCGACGTCCCGACCAATGGCGCCAACCGTTCAATGGCTGCCTGGGCCTCTTCGGACTGAGCATGTGCAGTGCCGCCAACAAAGGCGAGGCTGAGCGTCAGCAGGGCGACGGATAGACTATGAAATCGCATGTTGGGAACCTCCCCTATTGACCGGTTGCAGGCTCAATAGCGGGACTGAATTCGCGCGTTACATCTGATCTGCAAAGCGCGGCGAACAATCGGTCAACGGACCAAAGTGCATTTTTGAGCTACAACCAGCCGGCGCTGAGAAGCATGACGATGCGCACATCGATAATGGATCCGGCATCTCGCTGTTGCGCGATGAATTCAGCGATCTCGGCAAGCGCTACTCTGTGCACCGTGATATTCTCGTCCTCTGTGCCGCCACCGGCACCGACCTTGGTTAGGTCAGTGGCCTTGAGCAGGGTGAAGGTCTCACTCGTCATCCCCGGCGAAGAGCAGAAGCGCCCGAGATTTTCGAGATGCCCGGCCCGGTAGCCGGTTTCTTCCTCTAGCTCTCGCCCGGCGGCCTCTGCAGCTGCCTCACCGGCCGTATCGTCGCCAACCAGGCCTGCGGGCAGCTCAATGCAACTGGCGCGCAGAGGCACGCGATATTGTTCGACCAGGATGACATGGTCACCCGTCTTATCGCTATCGATGGCGAGAATGACGGCGGCGCCAATGCCGCGCACGCGGCTCACATACTCCCAGCGACCCTCTTGATGGATCGCAAGATAGTTGCCGGCCCAGTGGGTCTCGCGCTCTTCGCTACTGTCTGTCGACAATCAGTCTTCCATATGCATTTCGGTGGCCATGATGCCGTTCATCATGCCGTTCTCGAAATTGCCATTGTCAAAGGCTGTGATGATCGCGTTGGCGGCGCCTTCGCCTTCTTGCGTATCAATATTCTCGCCAACCACGGCAATTTCCTGCTGATTGACTGCAATGTAAATCATCGCGTCGGCATCGGTTTCGGATCGCGCTGCGGCAGCCGCTGTATCACTATCCTCGCCATCGGTTGAATCGACAATCAAGAAATGGATGTCGCGTCCGCTTTCTTCATGCTTTGACGCAAGCCGTTCATTAACATTGGCAATCGCTTCGTCACCGATCTCTTCCGCCAACTGGCCAGATTCATCGGTAATGTAATCGCCGTGTTCGGCTGCCTCTTCACTTGCTGCGGCTTCGCTGCCTTCGGTGTCCGCTGTATCTGCTTCACCGCTGCATCCTGCCAAAGTCATTGTCAGCGCTGTCGCGCCCATCATTGCTGCCATTGTTCTCGTCATATTTTCCCCCCTGTGAAACTCAGCCACTGCTATTGCATGCTAAGACGTCCCGATAAAGCCGCGCTCGCTATTGGCCGAGATCGGCAATGACCGCGTCGATGCCCGCATTCAGGCCTTCCGACAGCTCATTTTCCTCAAAATGCGCAATCATTGCGAGCTCAGCTTCGCCCACTGCGGTGTCACCAAGCGCCTCGCCGACAATGGCCAGCGCCTGATCGCTTCCTGCCACATAGATCAGTGCATCTGCATCGCGTTCGGCGCGCATCTCTTCTGCGACTTCTTCGACATCGCGCCCGTCCGTGCTCATGCCGAGAACCACATGGACGTCCCGCCCGCTGCTGGCATGATAGCTGAGCAGCTTGGTATTCAGTTCTTCGACGATGGCTGCATCGATCAGGCCACCGGTTTCATCTTCCGCATAGCCGGCTGCGTCGTGCACCTCGGGTGTTTCTTCGCTCGCGTCTTCGGCTGCGCTTTCGCTATCTTCTGCCTGCGCCGTGGCTTCGCCTTCACTGCAAGCCGCGAGGATAAGCGCCGCACTGATCGCGGCGGCGGGGAGCGTGGACATAAACTTCATTGATCAAACTCCTTAACTCAGGCCATTGGCATGGCATATTTCCTCAGGCCGGGAAACCGGTTTGCTTGGCGCGCGCAGCAGGCTGTGCCATATCCGCGCCGATATCAAATCAAGGGGGACGGGTTCCTATGTTCGGTGAGTTCAGAGATTTTGTGACGCGTGGCAATGTGATCGACCTGGCGGTCGCAGTTATTATCGGTGGCGCTTTTGCGACGATCACCACATCGCTGACCGAAGACATTATCATGCCGGTCGTCGGCTGGATCTTTGGCGGGGCTGACCTTTCCACCCTGTTCATCCGCTTGGGCGATATCCCGGTGGACTATGCGGGATCGCCCGAAGACTATGCCGCGCTCAAGGAAGCCGGCGTGGCGATGATCGGCCTCGGCGCGTTCATCACTGTCATCATCAACTTCATCATCCTGGCTTTTGTCATCTTCCTGATGGTGCGCCAGGCGAACAAGATGATGGCCAAGAAAGAAGCCGAAGAAGCCGAGGAAGATACCGGCCCCAGCGAAATCGACCTGTTGACCGAGATCCGCGACGCTCTGAAAAAGGAATAATCGGGGTAACGCGATTTGCAGTGCCTTGCGGCTAGGGGAAGAGAAATATGATCGAACTATTAATGCTGCTGATGGTGCAGTCGGATAGCGCCGTTAGCCCTGAGAATCGGTTTTTGACCCATCCCGAAGCAAATGCTTCGGGAGATTTTCGTCGCGGCGCGGTCGGAGTGCCGGTCGAGGTTGGCTTTTACGGTCCGTATCGGCGCGACGAGCAGGGCCGATCGCAATTCTGGTTCTCTCGCCTGGCACGAAACGGAGAACGGCGGTGGACGACAAGCATTGACTGTCCAGGAGCCCGACAGTCGTTAATCGCGTTGGGCGATATAGCGGACCCGGAACCACGCCTGCCGCTTATGGCAGACGAAAGGAGCCATCTTATCAACTATGACGGGCCCTATTATCGAATCCGCATGCCGAGCCGTTATGCCAACGGCCAGCACACCCGGACGACGCTTGAAGTCTGGGGCCGTTCCCAACCCGGCAGTTGGGTCAATGCCATGTTTGAGACATTGGACTCATGCTGGACGGAGACACCTCCGGAACCGATCGAATAACCGTCTGTTTCCAGTCGCTTTTCTCTCCTCACTTCCCATTAACGCCAGGCCCCCTATATTGGGGGTGCCGGATTTCGGTTCGGCTATGGCGATAAACGGTGTCGTGTAATAGGCACAGCGGACCCGGGGGCAGTACCCGGCGGCTCCACCAAAAAGGGCGATTTGGCTTGCCAATCCCGCCTTTCCCGATGGGGCCGAACCAGGATCGACGTGTGTTGAAAGACGAAACTTTTTGCCCGGCCTGAATGCGCCGTGAAAC from Parasphingopyxis sp. CP4 harbors:
- a CDS encoding NUDIX hydrolase, producing MSTDSSEERETHWAGNYLAIHQEGRWEYVSRVRGIGAAVILAIDSDKTGDHVILVEQYRVPLRASCIELPAGLVGDDTAGEAAAEAAGRELEEETGYRAGHLENLGRFCSSPGMTSETFTLLKATDLTKVGAGGGTEDENITVHRVALAEIAEFIAQQRDAGSIIDVRIVMLLSAGWL
- the mscL gene encoding large conductance mechanosensitive channel protein MscL — encoded protein: MFGEFRDFVTRGNVIDLAVAVIIGGAFATITTSLTEDIIMPVVGWIFGGADLSTLFIRLGDIPVDYAGSPEDYAALKEAGVAMIGLGAFITVIINFIILAFVIFLMVRQANKMMAKKEAEEAEEDTGPSEIDLLTEIRDALKKE
- a CDS encoding TPM domain-containing protein, whose product is MKFMSTLPAAAISAALILAACSEGEATAQAEDSESAAEDASEETPEVHDAAGYAEDETGGLIDAAIVEELNTKLLSYHASSGRDVHVVLGMSTDGRDVEEVAEEMRAERDADALIYVAGSDQALAIVGEALGDTAVGEAELAMIAHFEENELSEGLNAGIDAVIADLGQ
- a CDS encoding TPM domain-containing protein, with the protein product MTRTMAAMMGATALTMTLAGCSGEADTADTEGSEAAASEEAAEHGDYITDESGQLAEEIGDEAIANVNERLASKHEESGRDIHFLIVDSTDGEDSDTAAAAARSETDADAMIYIAVNQQEIAVVGENIDTQEGEGAANAIITAFDNGNFENGMMNGIMATEMHMED